In one Chitinophaga sancti genomic region, the following are encoded:
- a CDS encoding SusC/RagA family TonB-linked outer membrane protein, protein MRYRTLLYMLAFSGKVLAQSVPDSIPTASMSKVSGEELYKTPAANITNTFYGRLPGIITKQASGEPGYDNASFVIRGVGTYDNNDIAIFVDGFQVNNTYFQYLSAVEIADVKLYKDAAALAAFGMRGANGVLWITTRRGRASKPTIQAQVRNGVQQAINLNKPLRSFDYASLYNQAVSNDLYAVNNHQYIYTPRYTTAQLEAYKNGTGTDIDWFDEVLKKNAVYRDANITFSGGDTSTRYALIIDYMKNQGLYNVETNATTSNAQIQRFNLRANLDFSFFKIFEAKVDLGGRIEDRRYPNFNGASLWNNMAVYPSNIYPVKDATGNWSGTTVYTNNPVASLKALGWASTHDRTLQANFNLKEKLDFITPGLYLQEAVSFNTWTRNAASKTATYARYYNGAKTTTDVTTDIVASNSAPSNQYDWKQANLSAGYDRSFGPHAVHALVNYFASNYVEDWNGSFNGSGYNTGNNIFHHYTNLGGTIDYTYREKYQLGFGFGYSGSDNYAPGHNHGFYPALSAGWIALTDPLYLKIRASAGKSGNENSLQGRYLFQQYYGTSTAFYTGVTSLNSNSAVVQTYIANPGIFAEHSMKYNVGFDMTLFKKLDIVADAYMDKRGGIITYDQASYAATLGTTLMFKNIGKMTNKGFELTMNYHDTWKSLGYRVGGSVLYHKNTVDYQAEIAPVNGFSKTTGLALNTPVGLISDGFYQVEDFNADGTLKSGIPVPVFGAVQPGDLKYKDLDNSGFVDQNDVTKIGRPSYPSLYYSFNAALNYKGFDLSVLFQGAAGADFNLQNAPSQTLAFVSNNNAFPMAKGAWAYYPSEGIDTRSSATYPRLTTQGNSNNYRNSSFWIKKNNYLRIRNIEVGYSLPEAFLKKAHLTRLRLFMSATNPVTISKLLRDYNFDPETPTGYPGLKSYVGGLSVSFN, encoded by the coding sequence ATGCGCTACAGAACGCTCCTATATATGCTGGCCTTTTCCGGTAAAGTGCTGGCGCAATCCGTTCCTGATTCGATACCTACGGCCTCCATGTCGAAGGTAAGCGGAGAGGAACTATACAAAACACCGGCAGCGAATATCACCAATACCTTCTATGGCCGCCTGCCGGGTATCATCACCAAACAGGCCAGCGGCGAACCTGGTTATGATAACGCCAGCTTTGTAATAAGAGGTGTAGGTACTTACGACAACAATGACATCGCCATTTTTGTAGATGGATTCCAGGTAAATAATACCTATTTCCAGTACCTGTCTGCCGTAGAAATCGCAGATGTAAAATTATACAAAGATGCCGCTGCGCTTGCAGCCTTTGGGATGCGTGGTGCCAACGGGGTACTCTGGATCACCACCCGGAGAGGCCGTGCCAGCAAACCAACCATACAGGCGCAGGTGAGAAACGGTGTGCAACAGGCTATCAACCTCAATAAGCCGCTCAGGTCTTTTGACTATGCGAGCCTGTACAACCAGGCTGTCAGCAATGACCTGTACGCCGTCAACAACCACCAGTACATTTACACACCCAGGTATACCACCGCTCAGCTGGAAGCTTATAAGAATGGCACAGGTACTGATATAGACTGGTTCGACGAAGTACTGAAAAAGAATGCGGTTTACCGGGATGCAAACATCACCTTCAGTGGTGGTGATACCAGCACCCGTTACGCACTTATTATAGACTACATGAAAAACCAGGGGCTGTACAATGTAGAAACCAATGCCACTACTTCAAATGCCCAGATCCAGCGCTTTAATCTCCGGGCCAACCTGGATTTTAGTTTCTTCAAGATCTTCGAAGCCAAAGTAGACCTGGGGGGCCGTATTGAAGACAGGCGTTATCCGAATTTTAACGGGGCCAGTTTATGGAATAACATGGCTGTATACCCATCTAACATCTACCCGGTAAAGGATGCAACGGGCAACTGGTCAGGCACGACCGTCTATACCAATAACCCGGTAGCTTCGCTGAAAGCCCTGGGCTGGGCATCTACCCATGACAGAACTTTGCAGGCAAATTTTAACCTGAAGGAAAAACTGGATTTCATTACACCGGGTTTATACCTGCAGGAAGCAGTGAGTTTTAATACATGGACCAGGAACGCCGCCAGCAAAACGGCTACTTATGCGCGGTATTACAATGGAGCAAAAACCACCACGGATGTGACTACGGACATTGTAGCCAGTAACAGTGCGCCATCCAACCAGTACGACTGGAAACAGGCCAACCTGAGCGCAGGCTATGACCGTAGTTTTGGACCGCATGCCGTACATGCACTGGTCAATTATTTTGCCAGCAATTATGTAGAAGACTGGAACGGTAGTTTCAACGGTTCCGGTTATAATACAGGTAATAATATCTTCCACCACTATACGAATTTAGGTGGCACGATCGATTACACCTACCGGGAAAAGTACCAGTTAGGATTTGGCTTTGGCTATAGTGGTTCTGACAACTATGCGCCGGGTCACAACCATGGATTCTACCCCGCGCTATCTGCAGGATGGATTGCATTAACTGATCCTTTGTACCTGAAAATCAGGGCTTCCGCAGGTAAATCAGGTAATGAAAATTCTTTGCAGGGAAGGTATCTCTTCCAGCAATATTATGGTACCTCTACTGCTTTTTACACCGGCGTTACCAGTCTGAATTCCAACAGCGCTGTTGTACAAACGTATATTGCCAATCCCGGCATCTTTGCAGAACACAGCATGAAATACAATGTTGGTTTTGACATGACCCTGTTCAAAAAACTGGACATCGTTGCAGATGCGTACATGGATAAACGTGGTGGCATCATTACTTACGATCAGGCCAGTTATGCCGCGACGCTAGGTACCACACTGATGTTCAAGAACATCGGGAAGATGACGAATAAAGGGTTTGAACTCACGATGAATTATCACGACACCTGGAAGAGCTTGGGATACCGTGTAGGCGGTAGCGTATTATACCATAAAAACACTGTGGATTACCAGGCGGAGATTGCACCGGTAAACGGGTTTAGTAAGACTACCGGTCTCGCACTTAATACCCCGGTTGGCTTAATCTCAGATGGCTTCTACCAGGTAGAAGATTTCAATGCAGATGGTACCCTGAAATCAGGGATCCCGGTACCGGTATTCGGTGCGGTGCAACCTGGCGACCTGAAATACAAAGACCTTGACAACAGTGGTTTTGTAGATCAGAATGACGTGACGAAGATAGGCAGGCCTTCTTATCCTTCTCTCTATTATTCCTTCAATGCAGCATTGAATTATAAGGGTTTTGATCTTTCTGTATTATTCCAGGGAGCTGCGGGAGCAGACTTCAATTTGCAGAACGCACCCAGTCAGACGCTGGCCTTCGTGAGCAACAACAATGCTTTCCCGATGGCAAAGGGTGCCTGGGCATATTATCCTTCAGAAGGGATTGACACCCGGAGCAGTGCGACCTATCCCCGGTTGACAACACAGGGCAATTCCAATAACTACAGGAATTCATCTTTCTGGATCAAGAAAAACAATTACCTGCGCATCAGGAATATTGAAGTAGGTTATTCTTTACCGGAGGCTTTCCTGAAAAAGGCTCACCTGACCCGCTTACGCCTGTTTATGAGTGCAACCAATCCTGTAACTATCAGCAAACTGCTGAGAGATTACAATTTTGATCCGGAGACACCTACCGGTTATCCAGGGTTGAAATCGTATGTGGGCGGACTCAGTGTTTCATTTAACTAA
- a CDS encoding RagB/SusD family nutrient uptake outer membrane protein, giving the protein MKPYYIICMVLLLFACQKDFLQMPISNTTTTDSIFSTTIKAQGAIANAYKVVLSQGLPYQGNWNSLILDNASGALNYGFSWTWCYGITTSTGLTATGNTEDMDGYAYNYTTIRQAYLVKENIDKVTDMTSADKAIVKAEMTALIAYRYEQMLIMYGGVPIVSKSLTVNDDLNIPRAPVSEVLDSINKWCDAAAAVLPSVWTSTWTGRMTKSAALAIKAKALLYVARPLFNTATPYLDLGANNHLICMGNEDASRWQTAATAAEAVIKEAESNGGIKIINTGNPLDDYGTATSTPANAEVILAFKYDAGGSSMNTFYNMHNWQAYGNGLTTSYLENYYKADGSDQVWPTTTTAFSDYRTRMQSMDARFKASFKAWEIDTWNNPNDNTWANSNLFQWAMNVAAIPVKFYYKAGTRNWFEFPIFRLAAYYLSAAEAYNEMGQSAEALAKLNVIHLRAGLPAITETDQAKLRKIIQREWAAECFDENYWLHDIKHWKRADIGDGLIGGVIRTLHFNSDGGGKMTGNTDYYDGKMYLGFWAPRQYLNPFPQTEINKGTLIQNPGY; this is encoded by the coding sequence ATGAAACCTTACTATATCATATGCATGGTGCTACTGCTGTTTGCCTGTCAAAAGGACTTCCTGCAAATGCCCATCTCCAATACAACTACGACAGACTCGATATTCTCCACTACTATCAAAGCACAGGGCGCTATTGCCAATGCCTATAAAGTAGTCCTGAGCCAGGGTCTGCCCTACCAGGGTAACTGGAACTCCCTGATCCTGGATAATGCATCCGGTGCCCTTAACTACGGTTTCTCCTGGACCTGGTGTTATGGGATCACCACCAGTACAGGTCTTACCGCCACCGGTAATACAGAAGATATGGATGGTTACGCATACAACTACACGACCATCCGCCAGGCCTACCTGGTGAAAGAAAACATCGACAAGGTGACGGATATGACTAGTGCAGACAAGGCAATTGTAAAAGCAGAAATGACTGCACTCATTGCCTATCGCTATGAACAGATGCTCATCATGTATGGCGGTGTTCCGATCGTAAGCAAATCCCTCACGGTAAATGATGACCTGAACATTCCCCGGGCACCCGTTAGCGAGGTATTGGACTCCATCAACAAGTGGTGCGATGCAGCGGCGGCGGTACTCCCTTCCGTATGGACATCTACCTGGACCGGTCGTATGACAAAGTCAGCCGCCCTTGCTATCAAAGCGAAAGCCTTGTTATATGTGGCCCGCCCACTCTTCAATACCGCTACGCCTTACCTGGACCTGGGTGCTAACAATCACCTCATCTGCATGGGCAATGAGGATGCTTCCCGCTGGCAAACCGCTGCTACAGCGGCCGAAGCCGTGATCAAAGAAGCAGAAAGCAACGGGGGTATTAAGATCATCAACACCGGTAATCCCCTGGATGATTATGGCACTGCCACGTCCACCCCTGCAAATGCCGAGGTCATTCTCGCCTTTAAATATGATGCAGGCGGCAGCAGCATGAACACGTTTTATAACATGCATAACTGGCAGGCATATGGGAACGGGTTAACCACCAGCTACCTGGAGAATTATTACAAAGCTGATGGCAGCGACCAGGTATGGCCTACCACCACCACTGCATTCTCTGATTACCGCACCCGCATGCAGTCAATGGATGCCCGCTTTAAAGCGAGTTTCAAAGCCTGGGAAATCGATACCTGGAATAACCCGAATGATAATACCTGGGCGAATTCCAACCTCTTTCAATGGGCAATGAATGTAGCCGCGATACCCGTGAAGTTCTATTACAAAGCAGGTACACGCAACTGGTTCGAGTTCCCTATTTTCCGTTTAGCCGCTTATTATTTGTCCGCTGCAGAAGCGTATAATGAAATGGGGCAGTCTGCCGAGGCACTGGCGAAACTCAATGTCATTCACCTCCGTGCAGGTTTACCTGCTATTACTGAAACGGACCAGGCAAAGTTGCGTAAGATTATTCAAAGAGAATGGGCTGCTGAGTGTTTTGATGAAAACTACTGGCTGCATGATATCAAACACTGGAAGAGAGCCGATATTGGCGACGGCCTGATTGGTGGCGTGATCCGCACACTGCATTTTAATAGTGATGGTGGCGGCAAGATGACGGGGAATACGGATTACTATGATGGGAAGATGTACCTGGGTTTCTGGGCACCACGACAGTACCTGAATCCTTTCCCGCAAACGGAGATTAATAAGGGTACACTGATTCAGAACCCGGGGTATTAG
- a CDS encoding SusC/RagA family TonB-linked outer membrane protein yields MIKRLLLQWSVALLLLQIIGLPTTHGQSALTVSGTVRSSTELLPGVSVYLKNNISIATKTDENGHFKLTVPNNATLIFSFIGYHRQEVNVNARPILNVTLAIEDKALGEVVVVGYGKQKAPTVTGAIATVGGKELASTPVSNITNMLVGRASGISAVQASGEPGQNSATIHIRGIATLNGQDPLIVIDGIQQPAEQPYVVLNAMDANEIESISILKDASSTAVYGIRGANGVIIVTTKRGRLNKPQFGFTGNGGFTNATSLLPILNSYQYALFRNEGIHNAQAAGNSSFDNLLFTDNDLWKFKNNRDYTDAEINSLEIGTAGRQALANSPALYYTSHNYFKEIFGGQGQQQQYNMNISGGVDKVRYFASLGYYHQQGILNDYNYGGANTNSNYKRYNFRSNFDIDVFKNFQISVNLAGQSTVAHLPSGGYGANDQGDRYQLIIQKIFESSPFVGPNFVNGKLVNGFIGTSGDGINPLVDKGGSGVSPISDFLGAGVVNQYITTLTSTVNLKHQMDYLTKGLNLSGKIAYDDSYTKGFYTATSIPLYKAMRDPANPNNIILAGGQLNPDNTSDNWGNGSWRKVYLEASIDFARSFGKHNVSALFLGNAQKYTAHDLANNTPSGLMGLVGRVTYNFSERYLFEFNMGLNGTENFAPKRRFGYFPAVSAGWVVTKEPFFPKNNVLTWMKLRGSYGEVGSDRLEKRRYLYLPNGWSSGTSGYYFGNSNGSSANPYFSGASETTLGNPEVTWERAKKLNLAADLRFWKDKVTLSATFFREKRDNILVNLQTIPATYGVSSSIVPPANIGRVSNQGYEIEFGYNDNIGKLNYFLKANLSYAKNKIEYMAEPAYQYPWMNETGYSIGQYKGYVWDGFFNTTEELNNRPYNTNGNQARLGNIRYKDINGDGIIDTKDRVPIGYSNLPRIAYNITIGFSYKGFDISALLIGTAQGSFPQSGYVLSTPFAKNVGAVFQPYYDGHWTQEKYDKGEKITYPSFSFSGSGPNNVFSDFWLKSNNFKRLKNLEIGYSIQDRRLLTRAHISSVRFYANGNNLITWSKEVMKGIDPELADDGKNSMGYMYPLTRTFNFGTNIQF; encoded by the coding sequence ATGATCAAACGACTACTCTTACAATGGTCGGTAGCCCTCCTATTGCTTCAAATAATAGGATTACCCACCACCCACGGGCAAAGTGCCCTCACTGTAAGCGGTACGGTACGCTCCTCCACCGAACTTTTACCCGGCGTGAGCGTCTACCTGAAAAACAACATCAGCATCGCTACCAAAACAGACGAAAACGGCCATTTCAAACTTACTGTTCCTAACAACGCTACCCTGATCTTCTCCTTCATCGGCTACCACCGGCAGGAGGTGAACGTCAATGCCAGACCCATTCTCAACGTCACCCTCGCCATCGAAGACAAGGCCCTGGGCGAAGTAGTAGTGGTCGGCTACGGCAAGCAAAAAGCACCCACCGTTACCGGCGCCATCGCCACCGTAGGAGGCAAAGAACTCGCCTCCACCCCGGTTTCAAATATCACGAATATGCTCGTAGGCCGCGCCTCCGGTATCAGCGCCGTTCAGGCCAGCGGTGAACCCGGGCAAAATTCTGCCACCATTCATATACGGGGTATCGCTACCCTCAATGGCCAGGATCCGCTCATCGTGATCGACGGTATCCAGCAGCCCGCAGAGCAACCATATGTCGTGCTAAACGCCATGGATGCTAACGAGATCGAAAGCATCTCTATCCTGAAAGATGCCTCCTCTACCGCGGTATACGGGATCAGGGGTGCCAACGGTGTCATTATCGTCACCACCAAAAGAGGCCGGCTCAATAAACCGCAATTCGGTTTTACAGGCAATGGCGGTTTTACCAACGCCACTTCCCTCCTGCCCATCCTCAACTCCTATCAATACGCCCTCTTCCGCAACGAAGGCATCCACAATGCCCAGGCAGCGGGCAACAGCAGCTTTGATAACCTGCTCTTCACCGACAATGACCTCTGGAAGTTTAAAAACAACAGAGACTATACCGATGCTGAAATCAATAGCCTTGAAATAGGCACGGCAGGCAGGCAGGCACTTGCCAACAGCCCCGCCCTGTACTACACCTCCCACAACTATTTCAAGGAAATCTTCGGCGGTCAGGGGCAGCAGCAACAATATAATATGAACATCTCCGGCGGCGTAGATAAAGTGCGCTACTTTGCTTCCTTAGGTTACTATCACCAGCAAGGTATCCTCAATGACTACAACTACGGCGGCGCCAATACGAATTCAAATTACAAACGCTATAACTTCCGTTCAAATTTCGACATCGACGTTTTCAAAAACTTCCAGATCAGCGTGAACCTCGCGGGTCAGTCTACCGTAGCACACCTGCCCTCCGGCGGATATGGTGCCAACGACCAGGGCGACCGCTACCAGCTCATCATCCAGAAGATCTTTGAAAGCAGTCCATTCGTAGGGCCGAACTTCGTAAATGGCAAACTCGTGAATGGCTTCATCGGTACCTCCGGCGATGGCATCAACCCCCTCGTTGACAAAGGCGGTAGTGGTGTTTCGCCCATCAGCGATTTCCTGGGCGCCGGCGTGGTGAATCAATATATTACCACCCTTACCAGCACCGTGAACCTGAAACACCAGATGGATTACCTGACCAAAGGCCTGAACCTGAGTGGTAAGATCGCTTACGATGACAGCTATACGAAAGGGTTTTATACCGCCACCAGCATTCCGCTCTATAAAGCGATGCGCGACCCGGCCAATCCGAATAATATTATCCTGGCCGGCGGGCAGTTAAACCCGGACAATACTTCTGACAACTGGGGCAACGGCTCCTGGCGCAAAGTATACCTGGAAGCCTCTATCGACTTTGCCCGCAGTTTTGGCAAACACAATGTGTCCGCTTTATTCCTCGGCAATGCCCAGAAATATACGGCACACGACCTGGCCAATAATACCCCTTCCGGTTTAATGGGTCTCGTAGGTCGTGTAACCTACAACTTTAGTGAGCGCTACCTCTTTGAATTCAATATGGGTCTGAATGGTACGGAGAACTTTGCCCCTAAACGCCGCTTCGGGTATTTCCCCGCAGTATCTGCCGGCTGGGTCGTTACAAAGGAACCCTTCTTCCCTAAAAACAATGTACTCACCTGGATGAAGTTACGCGGCTCCTATGGCGAAGTAGGTAGTGACCGCCTCGAAAAACGCCGCTACCTGTACCTGCCAAATGGCTGGTCATCCGGTACCAGCGGTTACTATTTTGGGAATAGCAATGGTAGTAGCGCAAACCCTTATTTCTCCGGTGCCAGCGAAACCACCTTAGGGAATCCTGAAGTAACCTGGGAAAGGGCCAAGAAGCTGAACCTCGCGGCCGACCTGCGTTTCTGGAAAGATAAGGTCACCCTGTCCGCCACCTTCTTCAGGGAAAAAAGAGACAATATCCTCGTGAACCTGCAAACCATCCCGGCCACCTATGGGGTATCTTCCTCTATCGTGCCGCCGGCAAATATTGGCCGGGTGAGCAACCAGGGGTATGAAATAGAATTTGGATACAATGATAATATTGGTAAACTCAATTATTTCCTGAAAGCCAATCTCTCTTACGCCAAAAATAAGATCGAATACATGGCGGAACCCGCTTACCAATATCCCTGGATGAACGAAACAGGCTACAGCATTGGCCAGTACAAGGGTTATGTATGGGATGGTTTCTTTAATACCACCGAGGAACTGAATAACCGTCCGTATAACACGAATGGCAACCAGGCAAGATTAGGGAATATCCGTTACAAGGATATTAACGGCGATGGGATCATTGATACAAAAGACCGGGTGCCTATCGGCTATTCCAACCTGCCACGTATTGCTTATAACATTACGATCGGTTTCTCTTATAAAGGATTTGATATTTCTGCGCTGCTGATTGGAACAGCACAAGGTTCGTTCCCCCAATCAGGTTATGTGCTCAGCACCCCCTTTGCCAAGAACGTGGGAGCAGTATTCCAGCCTTATTACGATGGCCACTGGACACAGGAGAAATATGATAAGGGAGAAAAAATTACCTATCCTTCTTTCTCATTCAGCGGCTCCGGGCCTAATAACGTTTTCAGTGATTTCTGGCTGAAGTCCAACAACTTCAAACGACTGAAAAACCTGGAAATCGGCTACAGCATCCAGGACCGAAGATTGCTGACCCGTGCGCATATCAGTAGTGTACGGTTTTATGCCAATGGAAATAACCTGATCACCTGGAGCAAGGAAGTGATGAAAGGGATAGATCCGGAACTGGCTGACGATGGGAAGAACAGTATGGGATATATGTACCCGCTGACGCGGACTTTCAATTTTGGTACGAATATCCAGTTCTGA
- a CDS encoding helix-turn-helix domain-containing protein, whose product MLTIFTETDIFSHLNDPGQAFKPKDAIILLVTSGQLKLSCNLEEINCLENCLYFFMRGFVYSIQYMDEHFSCMGMIVPGKFFLENGVAGAIGNSFHTILANRQHPVIINQRESGALSGMLQLLKDFFIPNESLVSYNEILLYQVMSVVHTIAAFCRKYNGAQELQFKRRNVITSGFLHLLQNNIKRERSLQFYARQLTVTADYLARVVKQVTGNTAGELIDNAVIIEAKLLLANPSLSIAQVAQHMAFSDQSVFGRFFRQHTGITPSRYRSQQNVGF is encoded by the coding sequence ATGCTTACAATTTTTACTGAAACCGATATTTTCAGTCATCTGAATGATCCGGGGCAAGCCTTTAAGCCAAAGGACGCCATTATATTGCTGGTGACCAGCGGCCAACTGAAATTAAGCTGCAACCTGGAGGAGATCAATTGCCTTGAAAACTGCCTGTATTTCTTCATGCGGGGCTTTGTGTACAGCATTCAATATATGGATGAACACTTCTCCTGTATGGGAATGATTGTACCCGGGAAATTCTTCCTGGAAAATGGAGTAGCCGGTGCTATTGGCAATTCGTTTCACACCATCCTGGCGAACCGGCAGCATCCGGTTATAATTAATCAAAGAGAAAGCGGGGCCCTGAGCGGCATGCTGCAGCTGTTGAAAGATTTTTTTATACCCAATGAATCGCTTGTCAGTTATAATGAGATACTGCTGTACCAGGTGATGTCTGTCGTTCATACGATTGCTGCCTTTTGCAGGAAATACAATGGCGCGCAGGAGCTGCAATTTAAACGGAGGAATGTGATCACGTCGGGTTTTCTGCACTTACTACAAAACAATATCAAACGGGAAAGGAGCCTTCAATTCTATGCCCGTCAGCTAACGGTGACGGCGGATTACCTTGCCCGGGTTGTAAAACAGGTAACTGGTAATACCGCCGGTGAACTCATTGACAATGCTGTGATCATCGAAGCAAAATTATTGCTGGCCAATCCCTCACTTAGCATTGCCCAGGTTGCACAGCATATGGCCTTTAGCGACCAGTCCGTATTTGGCAGATTTTTTAGGCAGCACACAGGTATTACACCTAGCCGTTACCGTAGCCAGCAAAATGTAGGATTTTGA